In Saccharomonospora marina XMU15, one genomic interval encodes:
- a CDS encoding GNAT family N-acetyltransferase yields the protein MRSPTYPAPRLRPQRSLPTLRTRRLTLRPISAGDLDHVHDYLSREDVCRYLLHEPLSRQEVAAKLVAAEQRSAMGGDGDFARLAVVRDEDGVVVGDVMLNIVSVEAATTEIGWVYSPDVSGMGYATEAARALLEYAFATLGAHRVIAQLHPDNTASSRLCQRLGMRHEALHRANLWIKDGWEDTSVHAILRHEWENRAGDPCR from the coding sequence ATGCGTTCCCCGACCTACCCTGCGCCCCGACTGCGTCCGCAGCGATCGCTGCCGACCCTGCGGACGCGGCGGTTGACCCTGCGGCCGATCAGCGCCGGCGACCTCGACCACGTACACGACTACCTCTCACGTGAGGACGTCTGCCGCTACCTGCTGCACGAGCCGCTGTCTCGCCAGGAGGTAGCGGCCAAACTCGTCGCCGCCGAGCAGCGGTCGGCGATGGGCGGCGACGGTGACTTCGCCCGGCTGGCCGTGGTCCGAGACGAGGACGGCGTCGTGGTGGGCGACGTCATGCTCAACATCGTGTCGGTCGAGGCCGCGACCACCGAGATCGGCTGGGTGTACTCCCCGGACGTCTCGGGCATGGGCTATGCCACCGAGGCCGCGCGTGCGCTGCTCGAGTACGCGTTCGCGACCCTCGGCGCCCATCGGGTGATCGCCCAGTTGCACCCGGACAACACCGCGTCCTCACGGTTGTGTCAGCGGCTGGGCATGCGCCACGAGGCGCTGCACCGCGCCAACCTGTGGATCAAGGACGGCTGGGAGGACACCAGCGTCCACGCGATTCTGCGACACGAGTGGGAGAACCGGGCAGGCGACCCTTGCCGATGA
- a CDS encoding ABC transporter permease produces MSNDLSTDATRASASGRSDVGRVPPPPPRRRNLADAWAGFKRFLRTEPLGAVSLVLITLIVLVAVLAPLVAPYDPLLQNRTRITEGPSSDFWLGTDDLGRDVLSRLIYGARSSMIIGVVTTAASLVLGTVFGVVSGFLGRRKDLVIQRVMDSIQSVPPLVLLLFMAVVLTPSIQGTIIALVIVITPSFNRVARAETLRIREEPYIEAARATGAGALRIMGRHVLPNMAAPLLTMSSLLFAGVIIAESALSFLGIGTPPPTPSWGLMLSEGVRYVEMAPWMVIAPGIVLSLAVFAFNLLGDALRDFLDPRLHR; encoded by the coding sequence ATGAGTAACGATCTCTCCACGGACGCCACCCGTGCCTCGGCTTCGGGGCGGTCCGATGTCGGCCGTGTGCCACCTCCGCCGCCTCGGCGGCGCAACCTCGCCGACGCGTGGGCGGGCTTCAAACGGTTCCTGCGTACGGAGCCGCTCGGCGCGGTGAGTCTGGTGCTGATCACGCTGATCGTGCTGGTGGCGGTGCTGGCGCCGCTGGTGGCCCCATACGACCCGCTGCTGCAGAACCGCACGAGGATCACCGAGGGTCCGTCTTCGGACTTCTGGCTCGGTACCGACGACCTGGGCAGGGACGTGCTCAGCAGGCTGATCTACGGCGCGCGGTCGTCGATGATCATCGGCGTGGTGACGACAGCGGCCAGCCTCGTCCTCGGCACCGTCTTCGGGGTGGTGTCGGGCTTCCTCGGCCGCAGGAAGGATCTGGTGATCCAGCGTGTCATGGACTCCATCCAGTCGGTGCCGCCGCTGGTGCTGCTGCTGTTCATGGCGGTCGTGCTGACCCCGTCCATTCAGGGAACCATCATCGCGCTGGTCATCGTCATCACGCCGTCGTTCAACCGCGTGGCCAGGGCGGAGACGCTGCGGATCAGGGAGGAGCCCTACATCGAGGCGGCCAGGGCCACCGGGGCGGGGGCACTGCGGATCATGGGGCGGCACGTGCTGCCCAACATGGCGGCTCCGCTGCTGACGATGTCGTCGCTGCTGTTCGCGGGTGTGATCATCGCGGAGTCGGCGCTGAGCTTCCTGGGTATCGGCACGCCTCCACCGACCCCTTCCTGGGGGCTCATGCTGTCGGAGGGTGTGCGGTACGTGGAGATGGCGCCGTGGATGGTGATCGCGCCCGGGATCGTGCTCTCGCTGGCGGTTTTCGCGTTCAACCTGCTCGGCGACGCGCTTCGCGACTTCCTCGACCCGCGCCTGCATCGCTGA
- a CDS encoding ABC transporter permease: MIRYFFRRLGYGLIVLVLVTVFVFVAMTFIPSDAVDLMLADTGATQEQADRMRAELGLDEPVHEQLAGFFGGVLQGDFGRSFYTNEPVMDLFLARIPVTLQLGGLALAIGTIIGVGLGILAATRRGTKTDNAIRGVAVAGLSVPNYVVGLLLLSALGVWFAWSPPFVYAGPTEDFASWLQQMALPAIALGTSAVAGTTRMARSSLLENLGSQFIRTVRAKGASERLVLFKHALRNSVIAVLTLLGVNLGTILGGTVILEQMFSLPGTGQLIYESVLDRDYPVVIACTIFYAGLFVFTMIIIDLLYALIDPRIRAARESGQ, translated from the coding sequence GTGATCCGCTACTTCTTCCGCAGGCTCGGTTACGGGCTGATCGTGCTTGTCCTGGTGACGGTGTTCGTGTTCGTCGCCATGACGTTCATCCCCAGTGACGCGGTCGACCTGATGCTGGCCGACACGGGCGCGACACAGGAGCAGGCCGACCGGATGCGTGCCGAACTGGGGCTGGACGAGCCGGTGCACGAACAGTTGGCCGGCTTCTTCGGCGGCGTGTTGCAGGGTGACTTCGGGCGTTCGTTCTACACCAACGAGCCGGTGATGGACCTGTTCCTCGCCCGGATACCGGTGACGCTGCAACTGGGCGGTCTGGCACTGGCGATCGGCACGATCATCGGCGTCGGGCTGGGCATCCTCGCCGCCACGCGGCGTGGCACGAAGACCGACAACGCCATCCGCGGTGTCGCGGTGGCCGGGCTGTCGGTGCCGAACTACGTGGTGGGCCTGCTGTTGCTGAGCGCGCTGGGGGTGTGGTTCGCGTGGTCGCCACCGTTCGTCTACGCGGGCCCCACCGAGGACTTCGCGTCGTGGCTGCAGCAGATGGCGTTGCCCGCCATCGCATTGGGCACCTCCGCGGTGGCGGGGACGACGCGGATGGCGCGGTCTTCGTTGCTGGAGAACCTCGGTTCGCAGTTCATCCGCACCGTGCGGGCGAAGGGGGCCTCGGAGCGGCTGGTGCTGTTCAAGCACGCGCTGCGTAACTCGGTGATCGCCGTGCTCACGCTGCTGGGGGTGAACCTGGGCACGATCCTGGGCGGCACCGTGATCCTGGAGCAGATGTTCTCGCTGCCGGGGACCGGTCAGCTCATCTACGAGTCCGTGCTCGACCGCGACTACCCCGTGGTGATCGCGTGCACGATCTTCTACGCGGGGCTGTTCGTGTTCACCATGATCATCATCGACCTGCTGTACGCCCTCATCGATCCCCGGATCCGAGCCGCAAGGGAGAGCGGTCAATGA
- a CDS encoding ABC transporter ATP-binding protein, with product MSAEATMAGRSEAAGPPILEVRDLVKHYPIRSGPLGRGGVVRAVDGVSFRIPRGRTVGLVGESGSGKSTTARLVNRLIEPTSGQVLFDGEDLLAKRGRQLKALRARMQMIFQDPYGSLNPRMTVLDIVGEPLEVHGVAKGRSRVARVIELLETVGLSGRDLYRFPHQFSGGQAQRIGIARALATNPDVIFCDESVSALDVSVQAQILNLLKRLQAELGLSYLFIAHDLNVVRYMADELCVMYMGEIVERGDSDAVFADPKHPYTQLLLAAIPGHDPTTARAKERVVARGEVPSPSNPPSGCRFHTRCPFAFDRCRTQAPALRSEAGGGRAAACHLLDTDEEGTR from the coding sequence GTGTCAGCTGAAGCGACCATGGCGGGCCGGTCGGAAGCCGCCGGGCCGCCGATCCTCGAGGTTCGAGACCTTGTCAAGCACTACCCGATCCGCAGCGGCCCGCTGGGGCGCGGCGGTGTCGTGCGAGCGGTCGACGGGGTGTCCTTCCGCATCCCTCGCGGCCGCACGGTGGGGCTGGTCGGCGAGTCGGGATCGGGGAAGTCGACCACGGCCCGGTTGGTGAACCGGCTCATCGAGCCGACGTCGGGGCAGGTGCTGTTCGACGGCGAGGATCTGCTCGCGAAGCGGGGCAGGCAGCTGAAGGCACTGCGCGCGCGGATGCAGATGATCTTTCAGGATCCCTACGGCTCGCTGAATCCCAGGATGACCGTGCTCGACATCGTCGGCGAACCGCTGGAGGTGCACGGCGTCGCCAAGGGCAGGTCACGGGTGGCTCGGGTGATCGAGTTGCTGGAGACGGTCGGGCTCTCCGGCAGGGATCTGTACCGGTTCCCGCACCAGTTCTCCGGAGGCCAGGCTCAGCGCATCGGCATCGCGCGAGCGCTGGCCACCAACCCCGACGTCATCTTCTGTGACGAGTCGGTTTCGGCACTGGACGTGTCGGTGCAGGCGCAGATATTGAACCTGCTCAAGCGACTACAGGCCGAGCTCGGGCTGTCCTACCTGTTCATCGCCCACGACCTCAACGTCGTGCGGTACATGGCCGACGAGCTGTGTGTGATGTACATGGGCGAGATCGTGGAGCGCGGCGACAGCGACGCCGTGTTCGCCGATCCAAAACACCCCTACACGCAGCTGCTGCTGGCGGCCATTCCCGGACACGACCCGACAACGGCACGTGCCAAGGAACGCGTCGTCGCCCGCGGCGAGGTTCCCAGTCCGAGTAACCCGCCCAGCGGTTGCCGGTTCCACACCCGCTGCCCGTTCGCGTTCGACCGCTGCCGCACGCAGGCACCGGCGTTGCGTTCGGAGGCCGGCGGCGGGCGGGCCGCGGCCTGCCACCTGCTCGACACCGACGAGGAGGGCACGCGGTGA
- a CDS encoding ABC transporter ATP-binding protein codes for MLGEPLLEVNNLRVRFPTRHGEVEAVSDMSFTVAEGETVAIVGESGSGKSVTALSVMGLLDAGRIEDGSIRFHGEEITQASPARLRQLRGEQVAMVFQNPMAALDPLYTVGNQVAEAIRIHRDIRPAEAKARAVELLREVGLPDPERRARSYPHELSGGQQQRVVIAIALSCNPSLLIADEPTTALDVTVEAQILRLMRDLQRDHGTALLFITHDMGVVAEMADRVVVMYAGKVVEQGTVEQVLNDPQNPYTLALLRSIPSPTISRDTLMPAIKGSVPSLLEMPSGCRFHPRCPRALEHCSVHEPPLFALPSRRESRCWLHERPESGLLAARGRTDSTAGGVNSIESGATGVS; via the coding sequence GTGCTGGGCGAGCCCTTGCTGGAGGTGAACAACCTGCGCGTGCGGTTCCCGACGCGGCACGGCGAGGTCGAGGCGGTCAGCGACATGTCGTTCACCGTCGCCGAGGGCGAGACGGTGGCGATCGTCGGTGAGTCGGGTTCGGGCAAGAGCGTCACCGCGCTGTCGGTGATGGGGCTGCTCGACGCGGGACGGATCGAGGACGGTTCGATCCGGTTCCACGGCGAGGAGATCACGCAAGCCTCACCCGCGCGGCTGCGCCAACTCCGCGGCGAGCAGGTCGCGATGGTGTTTCAGAACCCGATGGCCGCGCTGGACCCGCTCTACACGGTTGGCAACCAGGTGGCCGAGGCGATCCGCATCCACCGCGACATCAGGCCCGCCGAGGCCAAGGCCCGCGCCGTCGAGTTGCTCAGGGAGGTCGGGCTGCCCGACCCGGAGCGCAGGGCGCGGTCCTACCCGCACGAGCTGTCAGGCGGGCAGCAGCAGCGGGTGGTGATCGCGATCGCACTGTCGTGCAACCCGTCGCTGTTGATCGCGGACGAGCCGACGACCGCGCTCGATGTGACCGTGGAGGCACAGATCCTGCGACTGATGCGGGACCTGCAACGCGACCACGGCACGGCACTGCTGTTCATCACTCACGACATGGGGGTCGTGGCCGAGATGGCCGACCGGGTCGTCGTGATGTACGCGGGCAAGGTGGTGGAGCAGGGCACCGTCGAGCAGGTACTCAACGATCCGCAGAACCCGTACACGCTCGCGCTGCTGCGGTCGATCCCGAGCCCCACCATCAGCCGCGACACGCTCATGCCCGCCATCAAGGGGTCGGTGCCGAGCCTGCTGGAGATGCCGTCGGGGTGCCGCTTCCATCCGCGCTGCCCCAGGGCACTGGAGCACTGCTCGGTGCACGAACCGCCGCTGTTCGCTCTGCCGAGCAGGCGGGAAAGCCGGTGCTGGCTGCACGAGCGGCCGGAAAGCGGGCTGCTCGCGGCGCGGGGTCGAACGGACAGCACCGCGGGCGGGGTGAACTCGATCGAGTCAGGAGCCACAGGTGTCAGCTGA
- a CDS encoding ABC transporter substrate-binding protein has product MPKWSIPRLTALLCAAALLASCGSGDGGSGNADPGQPQRGGSITVQQPFEPSRGLNFLVSDDPSLMQLLSGTVYSKLVEVKVGEGVEGLELVPDLATDWESSADGLTYTFNLRDDVKWQNIEPVNGRPFTADDVVATFEGLKASESSHKWMAEPIESITAEGDHRVVFKLKHAYAPFLEYMAHHFNVILPREGVEGKFDMSEKAIGTGPFMVDSHKPDVEWVLKRNPDYYEEGKPYLDEIRLPIISDTSAVTAALRSGRLDVGTQPYDVIENTFAGNDDFSVIEVPSNFVSFDINTTKKPFGDLRVRRAIMLAIDWENMGKNTRGKMNYTSLFRPEITSAALTGDEVRELRPYDPERARKLLAEAGYPNGFKTTIMVQKLSDSDVREGEWIVADLKKVGIEAEIQILDPGTAIGRRRDQQYDLSKAARAVIFPDQTVQDFRTGSTENYAAISDPQIDKMIEESRRTLDEDDRNQIYRDFQERMETEIAASVLPIQYYQYWAVSSRVRDYYQSPIYHGRRYADMWVTGD; this is encoded by the coding sequence ATGCCAAAATGGAGTATTCCGCGCCTCACCGCGCTGTTGTGCGCCGCCGCGTTGCTGGCGAGCTGCGGCAGCGGTGACGGCGGCTCCGGCAACGCCGATCCCGGGCAACCGCAGCGCGGCGGAAGCATTACGGTGCAGCAGCCGTTCGAACCGTCGAGGGGTCTGAACTTTCTGGTCAGTGACGACCCGTCGCTGATGCAGCTGCTGTCCGGAACCGTTTACAGCAAGCTGGTGGAGGTGAAGGTCGGCGAGGGCGTCGAAGGTCTCGAGCTCGTTCCCGATCTCGCCACCGACTGGGAGTCCTCTGCGGACGGCCTGACGTACACGTTCAATCTGCGCGACGACGTGAAGTGGCAGAACATCGAGCCTGTCAACGGCAGGCCGTTCACCGCCGACGACGTCGTGGCCACGTTCGAGGGCCTGAAGGCGAGCGAGTCTTCGCACAAGTGGATGGCGGAGCCGATCGAGAGCATCACGGCCGAGGGCGACCATCGCGTCGTGTTCAAGCTCAAGCACGCCTACGCCCCGTTCCTGGAGTACATGGCGCACCACTTCAACGTGATCCTTCCGCGCGAGGGTGTCGAGGGCAAGTTCGACATGAGCGAGAAGGCGATCGGTACCGGACCGTTCATGGTGGACAGTCACAAACCCGACGTCGAGTGGGTGCTCAAGCGCAACCCGGACTACTACGAGGAGGGTAAGCCCTACCTCGACGAGATCCGGCTTCCGATCATCAGTGACACCTCCGCCGTGACGGCAGCGCTGCGCAGCGGAAGGCTCGACGTCGGCACGCAGCCGTACGACGTCATCGAGAACACCTTCGCGGGCAACGACGACTTCTCGGTTATCGAGGTGCCGTCGAACTTCGTGAGTTTCGACATCAACACCACGAAGAAGCCGTTCGGCGACCTCCGGGTGCGCAGGGCCATCATGCTGGCCATCGACTGGGAGAACATGGGTAAGAACACCCGCGGGAAGATGAACTACACCTCGCTGTTCCGGCCCGAGATCACCAGCGCCGCACTCACCGGCGACGAGGTGCGCGAGCTTCGACCGTACGACCCCGAGCGCGCCCGCAAGCTGCTGGCCGAGGCCGGCTACCCGAACGGCTTCAAGACCACCATCATGGTGCAAAAGCTCAGCGACTCCGACGTCCGCGAGGGCGAGTGGATCGTCGCCGACCTCAAGAAGGTGGGCATCGAAGCCGAGATCCAGATTCTGGACCCCGGTACCGCGATCGGGCGGCGGCGCGACCAGCAGTACGACCTCAGCAAGGCCGCTCGCGCCGTGATCTTCCCCGACCAGACCGTGCAGGACTTCCGCACCGGTTCCACGGAGAACTACGCGGCGATCTCCGACCCGCAGATCGACAAGATGATCGAGGAGTCGCGCCGGACGCTGGACGAGGACGACCGCAACCAGATCTACCGTGACTTCCAGGAGCGCATGGAGACCGAGATCGCCGCGTCCGTCCTGCCCATCCAGTACTACCAGTACTGGGCGGTCAGCTCCCGGGTGCGCGACTACTACCAGTCGCCGATCTACCACGGGCGCCGCTACGCGGACATGTGGGTGACCGGTGACTGA
- a CDS encoding ATP-binding cassette domain-containing protein: MSAQDVETVRPASHPGEQPPQPVPPKLELVGVDKEFRTRRAYTHALADINLSISDGEFVSVIGRSGCGKTTLLRMLAGLLAPTTGQILIEGRSLWNGTRVDTSVVSQLGVVFQEANLFPWYSVADNIALPLKLRGDPKTTRHHRAHELAELVGLAGYEKAYPRELSGGMRQRVAIARALSTHPTLLLMDEPFGALDALTRERMNLELQRITQAAHATVVFITHDITEAVFLGDRVIQLTPDPAASPTPKPSPSPDPATSTSKPNPPSAPSPATSATPSTARTNHDQPTPDQTPPLDHHPPAPPHPLHHLGPLRPPQQPLRTRPPRPLTVLATLTDLATDPQTWHHAQITATETLTGFTIALATGITTGAILGKIPWMERSLRPIIVASQVIPKVALIPLFVIWFGFGMTSKIIMAAMLAFFPIMLNVQLGVRSVQPGQHDVMKTLNANRWQTFTHLELKSTLPYVFTGMEVGIVFAIIGTIVGEYLGGNEGLGYLIVRTLNELNAPALFAVIILLSTLGLTLYFLINTLKRFFIPWHESVYQHDLNA; the protein is encoded by the coding sequence ATGTCCGCTCAGGACGTGGAGACCGTGCGACCCGCTTCCCATCCGGGTGAGCAGCCGCCCCAGCCGGTTCCGCCGAAGTTGGAGTTGGTGGGTGTTGACAAGGAGTTTCGGACGCGGCGTGCGTATACGCATGCGTTGGCGGATATCAACCTGTCCATTTCCGATGGCGAGTTCGTGTCGGTGATCGGCCGCTCAGGCTGCGGCAAGACCACCCTGCTGCGGATGCTGGCCGGGCTGCTGGCCCCGACCACCGGACAGATCCTCATCGAGGGCCGCTCCCTGTGGAACGGCACCCGCGTGGACACCTCCGTGGTCTCCCAACTCGGCGTCGTGTTCCAAGAAGCCAACCTCTTCCCCTGGTACTCCGTCGCCGACAACATCGCCCTCCCCCTCAAACTCCGCGGCGACCCCAAAACCACCCGACACCACCGCGCCCACGAACTCGCCGAACTCGTCGGCCTCGCCGGATACGAAAAAGCCTACCCCCGCGAACTCTCCGGCGGCATGCGCCAACGCGTCGCCATCGCCCGCGCCCTGTCCACCCACCCCACCCTCCTCCTCATGGACGAACCCTTCGGCGCCCTCGACGCCCTCACCCGCGAACGCATGAACCTCGAACTCCAACGCATCACCCAAGCCGCCCACGCCACCGTCGTCTTCATCACCCACGACATCACCGAAGCCGTCTTCCTCGGCGACCGCGTCATCCAACTCACCCCCGACCCGGCCGCATCGCCGACACCCAAACCATCCCCTTCCCCCGACCCCGCCACATCGACCTCCAAACCGAACCCGCCTTCGGCGCCATCGCCCGCCACCTCCGCCACGCCCTCGACGGCCAGGACCAACCATGACCAACCCACGCCTGACCAAACTCCTCCCCTGGATCACCACCCCCCTGCTCCTCCTCACCCTCTTCACCACCTGGGACCTCTTCGTCCGCCTCAACAACCTCTCCGAACTCGTCCTCCCCGACCCCTCACCGTCCTCGCCACCCTCACCGACCTCGCCACCGACCCCCAAACCTGGCACCACGCCCAAATCACCGCCACCGAAACCCTCACCGGCTTCACCATCGCCCTCGCCACCGGCATCACCACCGGCGCCATCCTCGGCAAAATCCCCTGGATGGAACGCAGCCTCCGCCCCATCATCGTCGCCTCCCAAGTCATCCCCAAAGTCGCCCTCATCCCCCTGTTCGTCATCTGGTTCGGCTTCGGCATGACCTCCAAAATCATCATGGCCGCCATGCTCGCCTTCTTCCCCATCATGCTCAACGTCCAACTCGGCGTCCGCTCCGTCCAACCCGGCCAACACGACGTCATGAAAACCCTCAACGCCAACCGCTGGCAAACCTTCACCCACCTCGAACTCAAAAGCACCCTCCCCTACGTCTTCACCGGCATGGAAGTCGGCATCGTCTTCGCCATCATCGGCACCATCGTCGGCGAATACCTCGGCGGCAACGAAGGACTCGGCTACCTCATCGTCCGCACCCTCAACGAACTCAACGCCCCCGCCCTCTTCGCCGTCATCATCCTCCTCTCCACACTCGGCCTCACCCTCTACTTCCTCATCAACACCCTCAAACGCTTCTTCATCCCCTGGCACGAATCCGTCTACCAACACGACCTCAACGCCTAG
- a CDS encoding ABC transporter substrate-binding protein, producing the protein MPTHSLTPRALSRRAFLRNSALVTGAAAAGTLLTACGSSSESGGGDGNGSMTYLSILPLETLAMAPELLGVAGGYFAKHGLDVELQPVKGTAQAIQTLISGIGPVCRAGQIDLMTTMSESQRPLIAIGTLYRGSGLRILYSKSDPLTKPEDFVGKTIGVPSEGGTSSKVVSLVLASGGFDPAETPRQVTGLTPGTFNLVQQGRIGGYVASIDTSNIVLSQHEDAGVFDPGTVVKSDSQVYLTTTEVMEKDPDTLKAFMAAIRDSIAAFVADENFDETIAKLREQYSFATLDDDVIARKSLGISRELWTGGDPNQPLLVTHEDAWLAGYQELVDAGVAKPGGDASSWFDNSLLPDAKA; encoded by the coding sequence GTGCCTACCCATTCGTTGACCCCACGCGCTCTGTCCAGAAGGGCCTTCCTGAGGAACTCCGCGTTGGTCACCGGGGCCGCTGCCGCGGGCACCCTGCTCACCGCGTGCGGTTCGAGCTCGGAGTCCGGAGGCGGGGACGGCAACGGGTCGATGACCTATCTGAGCATCCTGCCGCTGGAGACCCTCGCGATGGCGCCCGAGTTGCTCGGGGTCGCGGGCGGTTACTTCGCCAAGCACGGGCTGGACGTGGAGCTGCAGCCGGTGAAAGGCACCGCGCAGGCAATCCAGACGCTGATCTCCGGTATCGGCCCGGTCTGCCGGGCTGGGCAGATCGACCTGATGACCACCATGTCGGAGTCGCAGCGACCGCTCATCGCCATCGGCACGCTGTATCGAGGCTCGGGCCTGCGAATCCTGTACAGCAAGAGTGATCCGCTGACCAAGCCGGAGGACTTCGTCGGCAAGACCATCGGGGTGCCCTCTGAGGGCGGCACCAGTTCGAAGGTGGTCTCGCTGGTGCTGGCGAGCGGCGGCTTCGACCCGGCCGAGACACCACGGCAGGTCACGGGTCTGACGCCGGGCACGTTCAACCTGGTGCAGCAGGGCCGCATCGGCGGTTACGTCGCGAGCATCGACACCTCCAACATCGTGCTGTCGCAGCACGAGGACGCGGGCGTGTTCGACCCGGGAACCGTCGTCAAGTCCGATTCCCAGGTGTACCTCACCACGACGGAGGTCATGGAGAAGGACCCGGACACCTTGAAGGCCTTCATGGCGGCCATCCGCGACTCGATAGCGGCCTTCGTCGCGGACGAGAACTTCGACGAGACCATTGCGAAGCTGCGTGAGCAGTACTCGTTCGCGACGCTGGACGACGACGTCATCGCCAGGAAGAGCCTTGGTATCAGCCGCGAACTGTGGACCGGTGGTGACCCGAACCAGCCGCTGTTGGTAACGCACGAGGACGCCTGGCTCGCCGGCTATCAGGAACTTGTCGATGCCGGTGTGGCAAAACCCGGCGGCGACGCGTCGTCATGGTTCGACAACAGCCTGCTGCCCGACGCCAAGGCTTGA
- a CDS encoding Rieske (2Fe-2S) protein: protein MRIVVCRLEDFPPGERRIVQAGRRSIGVFRVGDNFYALNNYCPHQGGPLCLGATQSWIRSSAPGEYQLEEGEALVACPWHGWEYDLATGQSFLGPDETPARTYDVSVEDVAEGERKAAGVKPKGGRIPGPYVAETFPVEVEGPYVVVETTSGAKRRTNQGGGQ from the coding sequence ATGAGGATCGTGGTTTGTCGGCTCGAAGACTTCCCGCCGGGTGAGCGCCGGATCGTGCAAGCGGGCAGGCGCTCGATCGGGGTCTTCCGGGTCGGCGACAACTTCTACGCCTTGAACAACTACTGCCCGCACCAGGGAGGCCCGCTGTGCCTCGGCGCGACGCAGTCGTGGATCCGGTCCAGCGCTCCGGGTGAGTACCAGCTCGAGGAAGGCGAGGCCCTCGTCGCCTGCCCGTGGCACGGATGGGAGTACGACCTCGCCACCGGGCAGTCGTTCCTCGGTCCGGACGAGACACCGGCACGCACCTACGACGTCTCCGTCGAGGACGTCGCGGAGGGCGAACGCAAAGCGGCGGGTGTGAAGCCGAAAGGCGGACGAATCCCGGGACCCTATGTGGCGGAGACCTTTCCCGTCGAGGTGGAAGGGCCCTACGTCGTGGTAGAGACAACCAGCGGTGCGAAGCGCCGCACCAACCAGGGAGGTGGGCAGTGA
- a CDS encoding amidohydrolase family protein, whose product MSLTAVADAPGRTQDRSRYTIVDSDIHPSAPAAEIRARLSAQHRDRWDMFGSRVPGPPEMYPRVRNSGFRRDSWPRNGMPGSDLGLIQEQLLDEFDIDHGILIPLQSHSWGVEEPEYAAALCRALNDWQRESLLDAEPRLRASIAIPIESPDLAAEEIRHRADDPRFVQVLLSTGGELGFGRRRYWPIYAAAAEAGLPIAAHTGGLEQHRGAGWPSFYLEEHVWNGNMMASLVLSMICEGVFDRYPDLRVVCVEGGMAWSAPLMWALDDAWEQLRTDVPHLRKPPSAYLRENFWFTTQPMEEPDDPADLATTLRHVGMDDRIMFASDYPHWDFDSPRHAPKQFPEPLRQGIMGSNACRLYRLPERPREETR is encoded by the coding sequence GTGAGCCTTACGGCGGTCGCCGACGCACCCGGCCGTACCCAGGACCGGTCCCGATACACCATTGTGGACAGTGATATTCACCCGTCCGCGCCTGCCGCCGAGATTCGAGCTCGGCTGTCGGCCCAGCACCGCGACCGGTGGGACATGTTCGGCAGCCGGGTCCCCGGGCCACCCGAGATGTACCCGAGGGTGCGCAACTCGGGGTTCCGGCGTGATTCCTGGCCACGGAACGGGATGCCGGGCAGTGACCTCGGACTGATCCAGGAGCAGTTGCTCGACGAGTTCGACATCGACCACGGCATCCTCATCCCGCTGCAGTCCCACAGCTGGGGAGTGGAGGAGCCGGAGTACGCGGCCGCGCTGTGTCGCGCTCTCAACGACTGGCAACGCGAGAGCCTGCTGGACGCGGAGCCGAGACTGCGTGCCTCCATCGCCATCCCCATCGAGTCGCCCGACCTTGCCGCCGAGGAGATCCGGCACCGTGCCGACGACCCCCGGTTCGTGCAGGTGCTGCTGTCCACGGGAGGTGAACTCGGGTTCGGCCGCAGGCGATACTGGCCGATCTACGCCGCGGCCGCCGAGGCGGGGCTGCCGATCGCCGCGCACACCGGCGGCCTCGAGCAGCACCGTGGTGCGGGATGGCCGTCGTTCTACCTGGAAGAGCACGTCTGGAACGGCAACATGATGGCCTCACTCGTGCTCAGCATGATCTGTGAAGGTGTGTTCGACCGCTACCCGGACCTGCGGGTGGTGTGCGTGGAGGGCGGGATGGCCTGGTCGGCACCACTGATGTGGGCCCTGGACGACGCGTGGGAGCAACTACGCACCGACGTGCCACACCTGCGCAAGCCGCCGTCGGCCTACCTGCGGGAGAACTTCTGGTTCACCACACAGCCCATGGAGGAGCCGGACGACCCCGCGGACCTCGCCACGACACTGCGGCATGTCGGCATGGACGACCGGATCATGTTCGCCTCCGACTACCCGCACTGGGATTTCGACTCGCCACGGCACGCGCCCAAGCAGTTCCCCGAGCCGTTGCGGCAGGGAATCATGGGCTCCAACGCGTGCAGGCTCTACCGCCTTCCGGAAAGGCCAAGGGAGGAAACGCGTTGA